A stretch of the Malus domestica chromosome 08, GDT2T_hap1 genome encodes the following:
- the LOC103411947 gene encoding phosphoribosylformylglycinamidine cyclo-ligase, chloroplastic/mitochondrial-like codes for MAAYGMITAFQASWLRSCYSGAHLCRLPPSSSSSSVGFLSLSSPASSAGKILQSRRVLSSEQEAAGGGSLTYKDAGVDIDAGTALVDKIKAMAPEIGSFGGIVHDEILREKDVCLVHGTDGVGTKLKLAFETGIHDTIGIDLVAMNVNDIVTCGAKPLSFQDYFSTSRLDVDIAVKVIQGIRDGCQQSGCSCKLSGGETAEMPDFYKDGEYDLGGSAVGAVKKDSIIDGKNIAPGDVIIGLPSSGVHSNGFSLVRRVLADTGVSLKDQLPGGEGVTFGEALMVPTVIYVNQVLDLISKGGVNGVAHITGGGFTENIPRVFPKGLGAVIYKDSWEVPPVFKWIQKAGRVEEAEMRRTFNMGIGMVLVVSPEASHRILEEDGNGAAYKVYRIGEVVRSHEGVIYV; via the exons ATGGCTGCCTACGGCATGATCACCGCCTTCCAAGCGTCTTGGCTAAGATCCTGTTACTCCGGAGCCCATCTATGCAGACTGccgccatcatcatcatcatcatcagttGGGTTTCTCTCTCTGTCTTCACCAGCATCATCAGCTGGTAAAATTTTGCAGAGCCGGCGCGTGTTGTCTTCGGAGCAGGAGGCCGCCGGAGGAGGAAGTCTGACGTACAAGGATGCTGGTGTAGATATAGATGCTGGAACGGCGCTTGTTGATAAAATTAAAGCCATGGCTCCTGAAATTGGATCCTTTGGGGGTATTGTCCATGATGAGATACTCCGCG AAAAAGACGTATGCCTTGTTCACGGGACGGATGGCGTTGGAACTAAACTTAAGCTTGCTTTTGAGACTGGAATTCATGACACCATTGGTATTGATTTG GTTGCCATGAATGTCAATGATATCGTTACTTGTGGGGCGAAGCCATTATCTTTCCAGGATTACTTTTCTACAAGCCGCCTTGATGTTGATATCGCTGTCAAG gtTATACAAGGTATTCGCGATGGTTGCCAACAATCTGGCTGCAGCTGTAAACTTTCAGGCGGAGAG ACTGCAGAGATGCCGGATTTTTACAAAGACGGCGAGTATGACCTGGGCGGCTCTGCTGTTGGAGCTGTGAAAAAGGATTCGATCATTGATGGGAAAAACATTGCTCCCGGAGATGTCATCATTGGCCTGCCGTCCAGTGGGGTTCATTCCAATGGTTTTTCTCTTGTGAGAAG GGTTCTTGCTGATACTGGGGTTTCTCTCAAGGACCAACTGCCTGGTGGAGAAGGTGTTACATTTGGCGAAGCTTTGATGGTCCCGACTGTGATATATGTTAATCAG GTCCTTGACTTAATAAGCAAGGGAGGTGTCAACGGAGTAGCTCATATCACAGGGGGTGGTTTCACAGAAAATATACCCCGAGTGTTCCCGAAAGGCCTAGGAGCGGTCATTTATAAAGACTCATGGGAAGTCCCACCAGTTTTCAAATGGATCCAGAAGGCCGGAAGAGTAGAAGAGGCTGAGATGAGACGGACTTTTAACATGGGAATTGGCATGGTTCTTGTTGTGAGTCCGGAGGCATCCCACAGGATACTTGAAGAGGATGGGAATGGAGCTGCTTATAAAGTTTACCGCATCGGTGAGGTTGTAAGAAGTCATGAAGGAGTGATTTATGTATAG